The Flavobacterium commune genome contains a region encoding:
- a CDS encoding IS3 family transposase (programmed frameshift) produces MKQERKIYDAAFKVKAVELSNERSNLSELARELGIKVSLLYKWRKDYQEYGEGSFPGKGNLKLTPEQERIHELEKKLKDAEMERDIFKKSNQHFLQERSMKYRFIKNHESQFTIEKMCLILKISSSGYYKWKSRVVSERLLKKNMLKEKIKALYFEFKQRYGSPRITSELHALGYRISRFTVAKYMRQLGLRSKVSKKFKVTTNSKHNYLIVDNVLNRNFMVTKPSEVWVSDITYIQTKEGFLYLTTVIDLYDRKLIGWSLSNTMSTNDTSLAAWRMAIKNRAIKKGLIFHSDQGVQYATKRFANTIKSYGVIRSMSRKGNCWDNAVAESFFKSLKTELIYGNKLLSKEQMKLEIFEYIEIWYNRKRRHRALNYKTIEEFNYQNDIYKNVA; encoded by the exons ATGAAACAAGAAAGAAAAATTTACGATGCAGCCTTTAAGGTTAAAGCTGTAGAATTAAGTAACGAAAGAAGCAATTTGTCAGAGTTAGCCAGAGAACTTGGAATAAAAGTTTCTTTACTTTATAAATGGCGCAAAGATTACCAAGAATATGGTGAAGGCAGTTTCCCTGGAAAAGGAAATTTAAAATTGACACCTGAACAGGAACGTATTCACGAATTGGAGAAAAAATTGAAAGATGCAGAAATGGAACGTGATATAT TTAAAAAAAGCAATCAGCATTTTCTCCAAGAGCGGTCGATGAAATACAGGTTCATTAAGAACCATGAAAGCCAGTTTACGATTGAGAAAATGTGTTTGATTTTAAAAATCAGTTCAAGTGGCTATTATAAATGGAAAAGCAGGGTTGTTTCAGAAAGACTACTAAAAAAGAATATGCTGAAAGAAAAAATAAAAGCTCTTTATTTTGAATTTAAGCAACGTTATGGTAGTCCAAGAATAACATCTGAGCTACATGCTTTAGGATATCGAATATCACGATTTACTGTCGCAAAATACATGAGACAACTTGGCTTACGGAGTAAAGTAAGTAAGAAATTTAAAGTTACAACCAATTCAAAACATAATTATCTAATTGTTGATAATGTGCTCAATAGAAACTTTATGGTAACTAAACCTTCAGAAGTATGGGTGTCCGATATTACCTATATTCAAACAAAAGAAGGTTTTTTGTATTTAACAACTGTAATTGATTTATATGACCGAAAATTAATTGGCTGGAGTTTGAGCAATACAATGAGCACGAATGACACATCACTAGCTGCTTGGCGAATGGCAATAAAAAACAGAGCTATCAAAAAAGGATTAATATTTCATTCCGATCAAGGTGTACAATATGCTACTAAGAGATTTGCTAATACTATTAAGTCTTATGGAGTAATCCGGAGTATGAGTAGAAAAGGGAATTGCTGGGATAATGCAGTGGCTGAAAGTTTCTTTAAATCTCTCAAAACAGAACTTATCTACGGAAATAAGTTACTATCAAAAGAACAAATGAAACTTGAAATATTTGAATATATTGAAATATGGTACAACAGAAAAAGAAGACATCGTGCTTTGAATTATAAAACAATAGAGGAGTTCAATTATCAAAACGATATTTACAAAAATGTAGCTTAA
- a CDS encoding serine hydrolase domain-containing protein — MKKIFITIFAIWNCSTYAQTHSIKNSPKLSEAAPESVGISSERLARIDNMLNKAVADSEIPGAIALVARKGKIVYFKAFGMADNATSKTLKTDAIFRIASQTKAITTTAVMMLWEEGKFKLDDPISKYIPEFKNAQVLDSVYPDGKYTTKPAKREITIRDLITHTSGIGYGQIDSDSRFKKIYQDAGITDLFTTDKITIAESVKKLAKLPLHHNPGEKFTYSEGLDVIGYFIEIMSGMPMDEFYRSRIFEPLGMNDTYFYLPESKYNRLVSVQTKENGNWIPFPNTFYDTNYPKSGAKSFFSGGAGLSSTAKDYATFLQMFLNKGELNGIRLLSRTTVQFMLANQIGDVWGKSDAYHGLGFRVLTQMGEDLGGQGSAGTFNWGGYFNTQYFADPKEELIGIILKQTQKTSDNTGWKFQLLAEQAIDD; from the coding sequence ATGAAAAAAATTTTCATCACTATTTTTGCGATATGGAATTGCAGCACTTATGCGCAAACTCATTCGATAAAAAACTCCCCTAAACTCAGTGAAGCTGCTCCTGAAAGTGTAGGCATCTCCAGCGAACGATTGGCGCGAATTGACAATATGCTCAACAAAGCCGTCGCCGATTCGGAAATTCCGGGAGCTATAGCCTTAGTAGCCCGAAAAGGAAAAATTGTGTATTTTAAAGCTTTTGGAATGGCTGACAATGCTACTTCAAAAACCTTAAAAACCGACGCCATTTTCAGAATTGCATCACAAACCAAAGCCATAACCACTACAGCCGTAATGATGCTATGGGAAGAAGGAAAATTCAAACTCGACGACCCTATTTCAAAATACATCCCTGAATTTAAAAACGCCCAAGTTTTAGACTCTGTGTATCCGGATGGAAAATACACTACTAAACCAGCGAAAAGAGAAATTACCATTCGCGATTTAATTACACACACTTCCGGAATTGGTTACGGCCAAATTGATAGCGATTCTCGTTTCAAAAAAATCTATCAAGACGCTGGCATAACCGATTTGTTTACAACCGATAAAATCACCATTGCCGAAAGTGTCAAAAAACTGGCAAAACTGCCATTGCATCACAATCCGGGAGAGAAATTCACTTATAGCGAAGGTTTGGATGTCATTGGCTACTTTATCGAAATCATGTCAGGCATGCCTATGGACGAGTTTTACAGAAGCCGTATTTTTGAACCATTGGGAATGAATGATACTTATTTCTATTTGCCGGAATCAAAATACAACCGATTAGTAAGTGTTCAAACCAAAGAAAATGGCAATTGGATTCCGTTTCCAAATACTTTCTACGATACTAATTATCCAAAATCAGGAGCTAAAAGCTTTTTCTCTGGGGGTGCCGGACTTTCCAGCACTGCTAAAGACTATGCTACTTTCCTGCAAATGTTCCTGAATAAAGGTGAACTAAATGGAATTCGATTATTAAGCAGAACAACTGTCCAATTTATGTTAGCAAACCAAATTGGTGATGTTTGGGGTAAAAGTGATGCCTACCATGGTTTAGGATTTAGAGTTTTAACCCAAATGGGCGAAGATTTGGGCGGTCAAGGCAGTGCAGGAACTTTCAATTGGGGCGGTTATTTCAATACGCAATATTTTGCCGACCCTAAAGAGGAACTGATTGGTATTATCTTAAAACAAACCCAAAAAACGAGTGACAATACAGGCTGGAAATTCCAACTTTTGGCTGAACAAGCTATTGATGATTAA
- a CDS encoding acyl-CoA thioesterase, with the protein MTSFSKHITFRWADLDPNFHVRHSVYYDCAAQHRMEILDSLGLNLKVFQKQHFGPVLFREECIFRKEITQSDSVYIHTRVAKMRADASRWSISHEFRTEDNLLCATLTVDGAWMDTKLRKLIDPVPEVAVKALASIPKSEDFIES; encoded by the coding sequence ATGACCTCTTTCAGTAAACACATAACTTTTCGCTGGGCTGATTTAGACCCTAATTTCCATGTTCGTCATAGCGTATATTACGATTGTGCCGCACAACACCGAATGGAAATCTTAGACAGTCTTGGTTTAAATTTAAAAGTTTTCCAAAAACAGCATTTTGGTCCCGTTCTCTTTAGGGAAGAATGTATCTTTAGAAAAGAAATTACACAAAGTGATTCGGTTTACATCCATACCCGGGTAGCCAAAATGAGAGCCGATGCCTCTCGTTGGTCTATTTCTCATGAATTTCGTACCGAAGATAATTTGCTTTGTGCCACTTTAACGGTGGATGGTGCCTGGATGGATACCAAATTACGCAAATTAATAGATCCTGTTCCTGAAGTTGCAGTAAAGGCTTTAGCCAGTATTCCCAAAAGTGAGGATTTTATCGAATCCTAA
- a CDS encoding DUF1398 domain-containing protein: MFTIDQIKAAHEKVKSGADFPNYIQDLINLGVKGYDTIVTDGRVSYYGDNDFTASTDKKYDALPIASVTNKERFIEFLVMHQDGQTDYYTFCQHAAQCGIAKWRVDIIEMTCTYYDNAENPILIEKIPE; the protein is encoded by the coding sequence ATGTTTACCATAGATCAAATCAAAGCAGCACATGAAAAAGTAAAATCGGGTGCTGATTTCCCCAATTACATTCAGGACTTAATAAATCTAGGCGTAAAAGGTTACGATACTATCGTTACTGATGGTCGCGTTTCTTATTATGGAGATAACGACTTTACCGCAAGTACAGATAAAAAATACGACGCACTCCCAATTGCCTCTGTGACAAACAAAGAACGTTTTATTGAATTTCTGGTAATGCACCAGGACGGTCAAACCGACTATTATACTTTTTGCCAACATGCAGCCCAATGTGGTATTGCCAAATGGCGGGTAGACATCATCGAAATGACTTGTACCTATTATGATAATGCCGAAAATCCTATCCTAATAGAGAAAATTCCGGAATAA
- a CDS encoding DeoR/GlpR family DNA-binding transcription regulator, whose product MLPNQRREKILDLLKEDGFAKVIDLARLFKVTEVTIRQDLEKLESEDLIIKEHGGASIKNVADQVRSFSLIRQENLELKSAIAQKCLEFIENGDTIILDSGSTTTEIAKKLKGFKNLTVITNALNIALLLGTEQDIEVIMTGGEFKPPTLSLTGQKAADFFKGLNVQKLFLATAGISLKSGLTYPSISDLVVKKAMIDAAEVTYLVADSTKIGKSALASLGALSLIDYIITDNGIEEKHKEVFRDNEIEVIVA is encoded by the coding sequence ATGTTACCCAATCAGCGAAGAGAAAAAATACTCGACCTTTTAAAAGAAGATGGTTTTGCAAAAGTTATCGATTTAGCCCGCTTATTTAAAGTTACCGAAGTCACTATACGTCAGGATCTTGAAAAACTGGAAAGCGAAGATCTTATCATCAAAGAACACGGAGGAGCAAGTATAAAAAACGTTGCCGATCAGGTAAGAAGCTTTTCGCTGATTCGTCAGGAAAACTTGGAACTAAAATCGGCTATTGCCCAAAAATGTCTCGAATTTATCGAAAATGGAGACACCATTATCCTGGATTCCGGTTCCACAACCACCGAAATCGCAAAAAAATTAAAAGGATTCAAAAACTTAACGGTCATTACTAACGCCTTAAACATTGCTTTATTACTTGGCACTGAACAAGATATCGAGGTTATAATGACCGGAGGCGAATTTAAACCACCTACTTTATCATTAACAGGTCAAAAAGCCGCCGATTTCTTCAAAGGCTTAAACGTTCAAAAACTATTTTTAGCCACTGCGGGAATCTCACTAAAATCAGGACTTACCTATCCTAGTATTAGTGATTTAGTGGTAAAAAAAGCCATGATTGACGCTGCCGAAGTTACTTACCTAGTGGCAGACAGCACCAAAATTGGCAAAAGTGCTTTAGCCAGTTTAGGCGCCTTATCCTTAATTGATTACATCATTACCGATAATGGAATTGAAGAAAAACACAAAGAAGTATTTAGAGATAACGAAATTGAAGTTATAGTAGCATAA
- a CDS encoding patatin-like phospholipase family protein has translation MQTKIGIVLSGGGARGIGHLGVLKALEEFGIVPTHISGTSAGAIAGAFYAAGYSVSEILSILKKGQIFSFSNLLMKRQGLFAMKGFHDIYLECFPNNSFEDLKIPLYIAATDILKGELVYFSSGNLSQILMASSCMPLLFQPVNYNNTLYVDGGVINNFPIEPLMGQCDVIIGSYVNSIKKEVEKVSINNILDRCFHLAMKSSVEIKTHSCNLYFEPPNMSQYSLYNLKNADEIFEYSYQYALTLEDQIKALDIQL, from the coding sequence ATGCAAACTAAAATAGGAATTGTTTTATCCGGCGGAGGTGCCAGAGGCATTGGGCACTTAGGTGTTTTAAAAGCCTTGGAGGAATTCGGTATTGTTCCTACCCATATTTCAGGCACCAGTGCGGGAGCGATAGCAGGTGCTTTTTATGCAGCAGGCTATAGTGTAAGCGAAATTTTGAGCATCTTGAAAAAGGGACAAATCTTTAGTTTTTCTAATCTATTAATGAAAAGACAGGGGTTGTTTGCCATGAAAGGTTTTCATGATATTTATCTTGAATGTTTCCCAAATAACAGTTTTGAGGATTTAAAAATCCCACTTTATATAGCGGCTACCGATATTCTAAAAGGTGAATTGGTTTATTTTTCGTCCGGAAATTTATCTCAGATTTTAATGGCTTCCTCCTGTATGCCGCTATTATTTCAACCGGTAAACTACAACAATACCCTGTATGTTGACGGCGGAGTCATTAACAACTTCCCTATCGAACCTTTGATGGGACAATGTGATGTCATTATTGGCAGCTATGTCAATTCTATCAAAAAAGAAGTCGAGAAAGTAAGTATAAATAACATTCTGGATCGCTGTTTTCATTTGGCAATGAAAAGTTCGGTTGAGATAAAAACCCATAGTTGTAATTTGTACTTTGAACCGCCTAATATGAGTCAGTACAGTCTTTATAATTTAAAAAATGCCGATGAGATTTTCGAATACAGCTATCAATATGCACTTACTTTAGAAGATCAGATAAAAGCGCTCGATATTCAGTTATAG
- a CDS encoding ATP-binding cassette domain-containing protein, whose amino-acid sequence MTTASHWNILLSNQINKKNFIENILSGNAVGELAAFNDLKGILFSDLAIDIFIQKEFQYLELITVGADSHRKLSTFSSGQRKKKFLQYCIDQKPDFIIFDNPMDHLDQASRIELAESMKIMATEIKIIQLINRHADLLPFISNNRQINSDSFVLENISHEAHENKIITQSGIPHPAQAIEYKQKVLIQMNNVCVSYEERPIVKNINWTIQQGEFWQLIGPNGSGKSTLLSLINGDSPKGYGQDLHLFGRKKGSGESVWEIKKNIGYFATNMTSLFTRNHTLEQMILSGFFDSIGLYDLPTTLQKNIADQWLELIGMKHLKNQMFKRLSVGQQRLAMIVRSVLKHPPLVILDEPVEGLDDENVVMVCQLINLLKQESNMTIVYVSHRIEPNLAPNSIFELIPSSEGSTGVVK is encoded by the coding sequence ATGACTACTGCATCTCATTGGAACATTTTATTGTCCAATCAAATCAATAAAAAAAACTTTATAGAAAATATCCTTTCAGGGAATGCCGTTGGCGAATTAGCAGCTTTTAACGACTTAAAAGGAATTCTTTTTTCCGATTTGGCTATTGATATTTTTATCCAAAAAGAATTTCAATACCTCGAATTGATTACTGTAGGCGCAGATTCGCATAGAAAATTAAGCACTTTCTCTTCGGGACAGCGTAAAAAGAAGTTTCTTCAATATTGTATCGACCAAAAACCTGATTTTATTATTTTTGATAATCCAATGGATCATTTGGATCAGGCTTCCCGAATTGAATTAGCAGAGTCAATGAAAATAATGGCTACTGAAATTAAGATTATCCAGCTTATCAACCGCCATGCCGATTTGCTACCTTTTATTTCGAATAACAGACAAATTAATTCCGACTCTTTTGTACTGGAAAACATTAGCCACGAGGCACACGAAAATAAAATTATAACTCAATCCGGGATTCCGCATCCGGCACAGGCCATCGAATACAAACAAAAAGTATTGATTCAGATGAATAATGTATGTGTTAGCTACGAAGAACGGCCTATTGTGAAAAACATCAACTGGACGATTCAACAAGGTGAATTCTGGCAATTGATTGGCCCTAACGGTTCCGGAAAAAGCACCCTTTTATCGCTAATTAATGGTGACAGTCCTAAGGGTTACGGACAGGATTTACATCTTTTTGGAAGAAAAAAAGGAAGCGGTGAAAGCGTATGGGAGATTAAAAAAAATATTGGTTATTTTGCAACTAATATGACCAGTTTGTTCACAAGAAATCACACACTGGAACAAATGATTTTATCCGGATTCTTTGACTCTATTGGATTGTACGACCTGCCTACTACTTTGCAGAAAAACATTGCCGATCAATGGCTGGAATTAATAGGCATGAAACACCTTAAAAATCAAATGTTCAAACGCCTTTCAGTAGGACAACAAAGGCTAGCCATGATTGTACGTTCGGTTTTAAAACATCCGCCTTTAGTTATTTTAGACGAACCTGTTGAAGGCTTAGACGATGAAAATGTAGTCATGGTATGCCAACTCATCAATTTGCTAAAACAGGAATCCAATATGACTATAGTGTATGTTTCGCACCGCATAGAACCTAATTTAGCTCCCAATTCTATTTTTGAATTAATTCCATCCAGTGAAGGTTCTACAGGAGTTGTTAAATAA
- the dnaK gene encoding molecular chaperone DnaK, which produces MGKIIGIDLGTTNSCVSVMEGSEAVVIPNAEGKRTTPSIIAFVEGGEIKVGDPAKRQAVTNPTKTIASIKRFMGHSFAEITEEAKRVPYSVVKGDNNTPRVDIDGRLYTAQELSAMTLQKMKKTAEDYLGQTVTEAVITVPAYFNDAQRQATKEAGEIAGLKVMRIINEPTAAALAYGLDKKGTDQKIAVYDLGGGTFDISVLELGDGVFEVLSTNGDTHLGGDDFDQVIIDWLADEFKAEEGVDLRLDPMSLQRIKEAAEKAKIELSASAETEINLPYVTATASGPKHLVKKLSRSKFEQLADSLVKRSMAPVAKALKDAGLSVSDIDEVILVGGSTRIPRIVEEVEKFFGKKASKGVNPDEVVAIGAAIQGGVLSGDVKDVLLLDVTPLSLGIETMGGVMTVLIEANTTIPTKKSQVFSTAADSQPSVEIHVLQGARAMAADNKTIGRFHLDGIPPAPRGVPQIEVSFDIDANGIIKVSATDKGTGKSHDIRIEASSGLTAEEIEQMKKDAEANADADKAAKERAEKLNEADSTIFQTESQLKELGDKISDENKTAIEFALTELRMAHQSQDIAAIQKGLDNVNAAWKTATEAMYAQGEQGQAAAEPQAEGDNVQDVDYEEVK; this is translated from the coding sequence ATGGGTAAAATAATCGGAATTGATTTAGGTACGACCAACTCTTGTGTTTCTGTAATGGAAGGTAGTGAAGCAGTTGTTATTCCTAACGCAGAAGGGAAAAGAACAACGCCATCTATCATCGCTTTTGTAGAAGGTGGAGAAATTAAAGTGGGTGATCCTGCAAAAAGACAAGCAGTAACTAATCCAACTAAGACTATTGCTTCTATCAAACGTTTTATGGGACATTCATTTGCTGAAATTACTGAAGAAGCAAAAAGAGTTCCTTACAGTGTTGTAAAAGGTGACAACAATACGCCACGTGTGGATATTGACGGTCGTTTGTACACTGCTCAAGAATTGTCAGCTATGACACTTCAAAAAATGAAAAAAACTGCTGAAGACTATTTAGGTCAGACAGTTACTGAAGCAGTTATTACTGTTCCTGCTTACTTTAACGATGCACAACGTCAAGCTACTAAAGAAGCTGGTGAAATTGCTGGTCTTAAAGTTATGCGTATCATCAATGAGCCAACTGCAGCTGCATTAGCTTACGGATTAGATAAAAAAGGAACTGATCAAAAAATTGCTGTTTACGATTTAGGAGGAGGTACTTTTGATATTTCTGTTCTTGAATTAGGAGACGGAGTTTTCGAAGTATTATCTACTAATGGAGATACTCACTTAGGAGGAGACGATTTTGATCAGGTCATCATTGACTGGTTAGCTGACGAATTCAAAGCTGAAGAAGGTGTTGACTTGCGTTTAGACCCAATGTCTTTACAACGTATTAAAGAAGCTGCTGAGAAAGCTAAGATTGAATTATCTGCTTCTGCTGAAACTGAAATCAACTTACCATACGTAACTGCTACGGCTTCAGGACCAAAACACTTAGTTAAAAAATTATCTCGTTCTAAATTTGAGCAATTAGCTGATTCTTTAGTAAAACGTTCTATGGCACCAGTTGCTAAAGCGTTAAAAGATGCTGGTTTATCAGTTTCTGATATCGACGAAGTAATCTTAGTAGGAGGTTCTACTCGTATCCCAAGAATAGTTGAAGAAGTTGAGAAATTCTTCGGTAAAAAAGCTTCTAAAGGAGTTAACCCTGATGAGGTTGTAGCTATTGGAGCTGCTATCCAAGGTGGTGTACTTTCTGGAGATGTAAAAGATGTATTGTTACTTGACGTTACTCCATTATCTTTAGGTATCGAAACAATGGGTGGTGTAATGACTGTTCTTATCGAAGCTAATACTACTATCCCAACTAAAAAATCTCAAGTATTCTCTACTGCTGCTGATTCTCAACCATCTGTTGAAATTCATGTATTACAAGGAGCTAGAGCAATGGCTGCAGATAACAAAACTATCGGTCGTTTCCACTTAGACGGTATTCCACCAGCACCAAGAGGAGTTCCTCAAATCGAAGTTTCTTTCGATATCGATGCTAATGGTATCATCAAAGTTTCTGCTACTGATAAAGGAACTGGAAAATCTCACGATATCCGTATCGAAGCTTCTTCTGGTTTAACAGCTGAAGAAATCGAACAAATGAAAAAAGATGCAGAAGCGAATGCTGATGCTGACAAAGCTGCAAAAGAAAGAGCTGAAAAATTAAACGAAGCTGATAGTACTATTTTCCAAACTGAAAGTCAATTGAAAGAATTGGGAGATAAAATTTCAGATGAGAACAAAACAGCTATCGAATTTGCTTTAACTGAACTTAGAATGGCGCACCAATCTCAAGATATTGCTGCTATTCAAAAAGGTTTAGATAATGTAAATGCTGCTTGGAAAACTGCTACTGAAGCTATGTACGCTCAAGGAGAGCAAGGTCAAGCTGCTGCTGAGCCACAAGCTGAAGGTGATAACGTTCAAGACGTAGATTACGAAGAAGTAAAATAA
- a CDS encoding L-fucose/L-arabinose isomerase family protein — protein sequence MATSTLGVIIGNRDFFPDSLVEKARFEIIEVFAKLNIKPILLDSTDTKLGGVETYKEAQKCAELFKKHQDEIMGVLVLLPNFGDEKGVADTLKLANLNVPVLIQAYPDELTKMNVVNRRDSWCGKISVCNNLYQYGIKYSLTSQHVMSPSDPIFQKDLLDFTAVCRVVKGMRNVRIGAIGARPGAFNTVRYSEKILQRNGITVTTVDLSEILGKANKLTADTPAVKKHLESINAYVAQGKTPNEAMLQIAKLDVVLKDFMEEYALDATAIQCWTSLQQNYGCNVCTSMSIMSENMLPSACEVDVTGTLSMYAMQLASGSPSALVDWNNNYADDPEKCVLFHCGNWAKSFLPDIQLSTAPILGTTVGVENTYGALDGRTPAMPLTYGRISTDDPKGIIKVYIGEGELTNDTLETFGNRAVAQIPDLQGLMQYVCKNGFEHHVVMNASKTAAILEEALGNYMGWEVYKH from the coding sequence ATGGCAACATCAACATTAGGAGTAATCATAGGAAACAGAGATTTTTTCCCGGACAGTTTAGTAGAAAAAGCGAGATTTGAAATCATTGAAGTTTTTGCTAAATTAAACATCAAACCTATTTTATTAGACAGTACAGATACAAAACTAGGCGGTGTAGAAACTTATAAAGAAGCACAAAAATGTGCTGAATTATTCAAAAAACATCAGGATGAAATTATGGGGGTCTTGGTATTGCTACCTAATTTTGGTGACGAAAAAGGAGTTGCTGACACCTTAAAGTTAGCCAACTTAAATGTTCCTGTTTTAATTCAGGCTTACCCTGATGAGTTGACAAAAATGAATGTGGTCAACAGACGTGATTCCTGGTGCGGAAAAATCTCGGTTTGCAACAACTTATACCAATACGGCATCAAATATTCGTTGACATCTCAGCACGTAATGAGTCCGTCGGATCCTATTTTCCAAAAAGATTTATTAGACTTTACTGCTGTTTGCCGAGTGGTAAAAGGAATGCGTAATGTGCGTATTGGAGCTATCGGTGCAAGACCGGGTGCTTTTAACACCGTTCGTTATTCTGAAAAAATATTACAAAGAAACGGCATCACGGTTACTACGGTAGATTTATCTGAAATTTTAGGTAAAGCTAACAAATTAACGGCTGATACCCCGGCTGTCAAAAAGCATTTGGAATCCATCAACGCTTATGTTGCACAAGGAAAAACACCTAACGAAGCGATGCTTCAAATTGCAAAATTAGATGTGGTATTGAAAGATTTCATGGAAGAATATGCCTTAGACGCTACTGCTATTCAATGTTGGACTTCATTACAACAAAATTACGGTTGCAATGTATGTACCAGCATGAGTATCATGAGTGAAAACATGCTTCCAAGTGCCTGTGAAGTTGACGTAACAGGAACCTTGAGTATGTATGCGATGCAGTTGGCTTCGGGTTCTCCAAGTGCATTGGTAGACTGGAATAATAACTATGCTGACGATCCTGAAAAATGTGTTTTATTCCACTGTGGAAACTGGGCAAAATCATTCCTGCCGGACATTCAATTGAGCACCGCTCCTATCTTAGGAACAACTGTGGGTGTAGAAAATACTTATGGAGCCTTAGACGGAAGAACTCCTGCTATGCCGCTTACTTATGGTAGAATTAGTACCGATGACCCTAAAGGAATCATTAAGGTTTACATTGGCGAAGGCGAACTGACAAACGATACCTTAGAAACTTTCGGAAACAGAGCCGTTGCTCAAATTCCTGATTTGCAAGGACTAATGCAATACGTTTGTAAAAACGGATTTGAACACCACGTGGTGATGAATGCTTCAAAAACAGCAGCAATCTTAGAAGAAGCCTTAGGAAACTACATGGGCTGGGAAGTTTACAAACACTAA
- a CDS encoding transglutaminase-like domain-containing protein has translation MRFKVNSFLSYEVFSTTTFIFNIQVVNSPTQVIISESLTITPEIKYEEFVLQNSATRFIKMEVVKGINFSLTYEAEVDVLHQVIAAEKMLQSVPIIDLDNEVLPFISPSRYCESDKLLDFAHQQFGHLPNEFNKVKAINEWVFSTIAYKAGTSDSSRSACDVLALKEGVCKDFAHLAIALCRALDIPARYFTGYAYALNPPDLHTCFEAYVGGKWLFFDPTKLSVSNGLVKIANGKDASEVAVASFFGEVNCTFMKVDCNPVSTDFIPFDKEENTAVSYG, from the coding sequence ATGAGATTCAAAGTGAACAGTTTTTTATCCTATGAAGTTTTTTCGACAACGACCTTTATTTTTAATATTCAGGTTGTCAATTCGCCAACTCAAGTAATTATTTCGGAATCTCTTACGATTACTCCAGAAATTAAATACGAAGAATTTGTATTGCAAAACTCAGCTACTCGTTTTATTAAAATGGAGGTAGTAAAAGGAATTAATTTTTCGCTTACTTATGAAGCTGAAGTTGACGTTTTACACCAGGTAATCGCTGCTGAAAAGATGTTACAATCTGTTCCCATTATTGATTTAGATAATGAAGTATTGCCTTTTATTTCACCAAGCAGGTATTGTGAATCGGATAAATTATTAGATTTTGCTCATCAGCAATTTGGACATTTACCGAATGAATTTAATAAAGTAAAAGCAATAAACGAATGGGTTTTTAGTACTATAGCTTACAAAGCGGGAACAAGTGATTCCAGCAGATCCGCTTGTGATGTTTTGGCTTTAAAAGAAGGTGTTTGTAAAGATTTTGCTCATCTTGCAATTGCTTTATGTCGTGCTTTGGACATACCGGCACGTTATTTTACGGGTTATGCTTATGCGTTGAATCCACCTGATCTTCATACTTGTTTTGAAGCGTATGTGGGAGGGAAGTGGCTGTTTTTTGATCCAACTAAATTAAGTGTTTCCAATGGATTGGTAAAAATAGCCAATGGTAAAGATGCCAGCGAAGTAGCTGTGGCTAGTTTTTTTGGAGAAGTGAATTGTACTTTTATGAAAGTAGATTGTAATCCTGTTTCGACTGATTTTATTCCTTTTGATAAAGAAGAAAACACAGCAGTTTCTTACGGTTGA